From Pan paniscus chromosome 6, NHGRI_mPanPan1-v2.0_pri, whole genome shotgun sequence, one genomic window encodes:
- the PPP1R17 gene encoding protein phosphatase 1 regulatory subunit 17 has translation MMSTEQMQPLELSEDRLDKLDPRCSHLDDLSDQFIKDCDLKKKPRKGKNVQATLNVESDQKKPRRKDTPALHIPPFIPGVFSEHLIKRYDVQERHPKGKMIPVLHNTDLEQKKPRRKDTPALHMSPFAAGVTLLRDERPKAIVEDDEKDGDKIAI, from the exons ATGATGTCCACTGAGCAAATGCAGCCACTGGAACTCTCAGAAGACAGACTGGACAAGCTAGACCCTCGTTGCAGCCACTTAG ATGATCTTTCAGACCAGTTCATTAAGGACTGCGATCTCAAAAAGAAGcctagaaagggaaaaaatgtacAGGCCACCCTGAATGTTGAGTCAGACCAAAAAAAACCAAGGAGGAAAGATACACCGGCGCTGCACATCCCACCTTTCATACCAG GTGTGTTTTCAGAACATTTAATTAAAAGATACGATGTTCAAGAGAGACATCCAAAGGGCAAAATGATCCCTGTTCTTCATAACACTGACCTGGAACAGAAAAAGCCAAGGAGAAAAGACACACCTGCCCTGCACATGTCCCCCTTTGCAGCAG GTGTGACATTGCTCAGGGACGAGAGACCCAAAGCAATCGTGGAAGACGACGAAAAGGATGGTGACAAGATAGCTATTTAA